Genomic segment of Rhodocaloribacter litoris:
GCAAAGCCGCTGATCACTCCCCGCTCGATGAACGTGCCGTCGCCGCGGTTTTCATAGAGCAGGTCGCGTTCGGTGTCGTTGGCCACCGCCAGGTCGGGCCAGCCGTCATGGTTGTAGTCCAGGCTCACGGCGGCGAGGGTTTTACCGGGTGCGCCGGCCAGGCCGGCCTCGGCGGTGCGTTCGGTAAAGGTGCCATCGCCGTTGTTGCGGTAGAAACGCCCGGGCAGGCCGGTGTAGAGTTCGGGGGTACAGTAACCGCGCAGGCCGGCCTTGAGCGTGCACACGATGTCCGTTTCGGGCGACCAGGCCACATAGTTGCCCACGTACAGGTCGAGGTGGCCGTCCCGGTCGGCGTCGAGGAAGACGGCGGCGGTGCTCCATTCCGGGGGGCCGGCGACGCCCGCCGCCCGTCCGACCTCGGTGAAACGCCCGTCGCCGTCGTTGCGGAAAAGCAGGTTTTCGTGGAGGGTCGTCAGGAAAAAGTCGGCGTCGCCGTCGTTGTCGTAGTCGGCGACGGTGATGCCGAAGCCGTAGGCGAAGGTCGAGGCCAGCCCGGCCCCGGCGGTGCGGTCCGAGAAGGTGCCATCGCCCTCGTTCCGGTAGAGCCGGAGGGCCGGAACGGGCTCGCCGTGCCCCGGCCAGGTGCCCCCGGCAACCAGCAGGACGTCCATCCACCCGTCGCCGTCGTAGTCCAGGAATCCGCCGCCGGCGCCCATGATCTCGGGAAACCACAGGGCACCGAAGGCCCCGGTCGTATGCCGGAAACCTCCCAGCCCGGCCGCTTCGGTCACTTCGTGGAAAACCACGGGAGCGCCTGCCTCCGGGACCTTGCCACAGCCGGCCGCAAGCGCCCCCATCCACGCGGCCACGAGGCCCGGCATCCACCTCCCCCATTCACGGAGACCGTTCATAACCGGCGGCGACTACGCGAACAGTTTGACGAAGGCACGGGCGGCCCGTTCGGGATCCTCGGCCCGGCAGATGGCCCCGCTGACGGCCAGCACGTCGGCGCCGGCCTCGATCACGTGCGGCGCGTTCTCCAGGGTGATCCCGCCGATGGCCACCAGCGGAATCGACACCCGCTCGCGCACGGCCCGGAGCAGTTCCAGCCCCCGCGGCGGATAATCCTTCCTCTTGGTAGTCGTGGGGAAAATATGCCCGACGGCCACGTAATCGGCGCCCTGTTCGGCCACGGCGACGGCTTCCTCGACGGTGGAGGCCGTCCCGCCGATGAGGTGCCGGGCACCCACGAGCCGGCGGGTCACCGGAATGGGCAGGTCCTCCTGGCCCAGGTG
This window contains:
- a CDS encoding CRTAC1 family protein; amino-acid sequence: MNGLREWGRWMPGLVAAWMGALAAGCGKVPEAGAPVVFHEVTEAAGLGGFRHTTGAFGALWFPEIMGAGGGFLDYDGDGWMDVLLVAGGTWPGHGEPVPALRLYRNEGDGTFSDRTAGAGLASTFAYGFGITVADYDNDGDADFFLTTLHENLLFRNDGDGRFTEVGRAAGVAGPPEWSTAAVFLDADRDGHLDLYVGNYVAWSPETDIVCTLKAGLRGYCTPELYTGLPGRFYRNNGDGTFTERTAEAGLAGAPGKTLAAVSLDYNHDGWPDLAVANDTERDLLYENRGDGTFIERGVISGFAYDEHGRARAGMGLDAGVIDTTGQVTVFVANFAGEMIGAYRHEGDGFFVDRARTARIGTSSLNLLTFALFLFDADLDGHLDLFTVNGHINPEIERVQDGTTFRQPARLFLNRGNGTFEAVRPRDDDDVWSLALVGRGAAYADYDRDGDLDLLVTENGGPVHLWRNAAGTGREGAPKSWLRLRLEGRESNRDGLGARVVARVENRRLEHYVRSGAGYLSQVETTVTFGLGSAPAVDSLWIYWPSGVVDVLAGPAANQEIRVVEGTGRYEQVPRPARR
- the thiE gene encoding thiamine phosphate synthase, which gives rise to MKNPLRGVYLITDTHTQQRYTHRELAERALSAGVHMIQYREKAAPARHMLEQIREIAALTGPSPALFIVNDRPDLALLGGADGVHLGQEDLPIPVTRRLVGARHLIGGTASTVEEAVAVAEQGADYVAVGHIFPTTTKRKDYPPRGLELLRAVRERVSIPLVAIGGITLENAPHVIEAGADVLAVSGAICRAEDPERAARAFVKLFA